A stretch of DNA from Microtus pennsylvanicus isolate mMicPen1 chromosome 20, mMicPen1.hap1, whole genome shotgun sequence:
cacacacacacacacaccccaatacacacacacacacaccacacacacacaccccaacacacacacataccacacacacacacacaccccaacacacacacacacacacacaccccaatacacacacaccacacacacacaccccaacacacacacacacacacacacaccccaacacacacacacacaccccaacacacacacacaccccaatacacacacaccacacacacacaccccaacacacacacacacaccccaacacacacacacacacacacacacaccccaacacacacacataccacacacacacacaccccaacacacacacacacacacacacacaccccaatacacacacaccacacacacacaccccaacacacacacacacacacacacacacacacacagagctgtagGTATACCACAGATTGAGTGAGCCAGGATTTTGGCTCAACTCTGCCCTCTGTCCCCCAACCTCCCTCGATTGGCCTCTCCTTTGTCCAGCCTATTTCTAATCTTTCCAGGGCTTTATTGAACACCACCCCAGTTTGGGGGGAATCAATGAGTTTCTTCCTAAGCTGAACCAGTACTGTCACCCAAACACGGAAGCTACCTCTCTCCCCCTTCACATCTTCCCTGCCGTGTGGGACCAGCACTTGGTGCAGAACTTGCTGGTGGTGTCTGATTCAACAGCCGTCGTTCAGCCATGGTCCTTTTtggcccattttacagatgagcacACAGAGACCCTACGAAGGAATCTGGTCTGGTCTTAGGTCTGACCCAGCCTCCCTCCTCGCCTCATCCCTGCACACTACCCagcagtctctctctttcttcaggCTACCCCTCCCACAAGCTATACTCTCTCCCTGAAATGTGTCTGGAACTgtgctcagcaggtaaatgcaCTCACCACACCAAACAGAGGGACTATTTGATCCTTAAATCAcatggaagaaaaggagaaccaactcccaaatgatgatgtcctctgacctccacacacacacaccacagcacacattctctctctctctctctctctctctctctctctctctctctctctctctctctctcacgcataCCATaccaaaaccccaaaacccaacaatatataaataaggtgttttttttcttctttagagatAAGAGTTtaattctgtagcccaggctagccttggttCACagagttttactgtgtagcccaggctggcctcggattcacggagatccacttgcctctgcttcccatatGGTGTGCAACCTGATAAATTTATGAAATGGATTTATAAAACCTTATAAGCACCCACCAGAGCTTGTGTGTGTCTAACGCTATTGACACCTATTTTGTTGGCGAGGAAACTGAGTCTGGGAGGGTGGGAATGACTGACCCAGTTACATAGCTGCTGTCAGGGCTCACATCCTGACTCTAGaatctgacctctgaccttgacTTGCAAACCCAAAGCCACCCCCCCTGGGCAGCCATTGCCGGGCAAAGCAAATTCCCTCAGGGTGTGTTCAGTGTTTTCCGTGGGAGGCATCCATTTCCCATTAAATATTATATCCAGAAATGGATTCATTTAGTCTCTCCTGTTAGCCCAAGAAGAGGAACTCGCTGTCCTTTAAAAGAAAACCTGCCAGTTCCCCATCCTTTGCTCATTTTAATGAGTTCCCAAATCAGGCCAGCCCAGGAGTACACAGCCCACGTTCCCTGTTACGGTTAAGAAAGTAGGCCACCTGCTCGGTATCTGCAGCCATCCCGACCCCACAGGTTTCTCAGAAATGCCTCCTGCATcctgagagatggctcggtcAGCGAggtgccagaggacctgagatcagccCCTAGGACCCACATTaaaaaggctgggcatggtggtcaaGCGTGACAGTGCTCGCTTGTAACTTCAGCCttggggaggcaggcaggcagctccCTGGAGCCTGTTAGCCAGCCAGTAAAGCTCcaaccaatgagagaccctgcctcaaaaaaagggggagaaaatgGCGCCAGAGAATGACCAGAAAttgacctctggtttccacaggtgtgcacctgcacacaaatGAACTCAAGCAAGGGAGGGGCTTCCACTtaggaagaggaagtagaggGTGCTTTTCCGCCGTGCACAGAGGCGGGCTGGAATCACACACACAGCAGCGAGCCCCTGCTGGCTCATCCCATGCTCAGGCCTGGGACCCTGTACACCCAGGCAGCTGCCGGTTGGACGGAATGAGATTCTTCCACCTGCTGCATCCTAGGAATGGGTAGCTAAGCATCCACCAGAGTCTGAATAAAACCTGCGGTTGGGAATAGATGGTCACAAAGGAATGTCCCAGCCCTGGGTTATGAACCCCCCACCCGACCCCCGCGTGTGCAATAGTTCAAAAATCTACGAACTACATGGTATTTACACCTCTGATGTCCCCAGCTCGGGTGTCTTGCTCATCCCTGGGCTCCAGGTCGTCTGTGTGGCTGTTGTGCACAGCTGCGTGTCCTGGGTTGTAGCCTAAAAATCTCAGGTGCTGACGTTCCTCAGCTAGTGAATTCAGAGATGCTGGTCCCAGTAGCGCCACCCTGTGGCCTTCCTGGTACACTGCCATGAGGACCACAGGCCATCTTCTCTGAGATGAGACAGGAGTTGGCACTAGAGAGATGCTACTGTGTTGGCACAAAGCAAATCCTCCTTATGAATCCTCCAAGTATCGGGCACCAGTGCTTGGAACACAAGGTTGCGTGGACCAGCCCAGCCCCTGCAGCCCTGGAGACAGGAAAGGTACTGACTGTGTTCCTTCGCGGTGATGTAATCGTTAAAGACAGGGTCCTGCTGCTGGGCGTGGCTCTTCAGGGCCCGCCCAGGTTtgtgggagagggaggaataCTTTGGGGCTCTATCTGCCGGGTTGGCCCAATCCCAGCCTCCTCATCATCAGGAATAGTGCGTGAAAACTTTCGGAAATGCGAGATGGGGTGTTATGGAAACCTACTCCTCTATTAAGAGCAAGGTCGCGGGGCTTCAGAGATAGGTCAGCCAGTAAGTGCTGGCTGCACAAGCGTGAGAACCTGGCCTCAATTCCTAGACCCACGTAAAACACtcggcatggtggcatgtgcttctAATcccacactggggaggcagagactggtgggtGGCCGGGCTCACTGCCCAGCAAGCCTAGCGGGTTCAGGCCAacaagaaactctgtcttcaaagGGGATGTGGACAGCATCTAAGGAATgatacccaaggttgacctcagCAAGTGCACAGgcacgcacgcactcacgcacGATCCTGGCGCCCTGACGTCCGCGTCCGCTTTACAGTGCGCTAGCCCATGCTGATAGCTATTCTCCGCAGAGCTGGACAGTTGCTCTTCTAATGCGCAGCTGCCAGTGACATCCGTCCATCTTCTCCGTCACTGAGGTACCAGATCACCAGGAGACAGGCACTGTGTGCAGATGACAGATGTGCGTTGGACGCTCACTGCAGAGCGCACGCCCGGAGAAAGACGCTCAGTCAGCGAGCGGTTCTCCAGGTGAAACAAAGCCACCACAGCTGGCGTGATGGGAAGACTCCAGGGCCGTGGTCAGGAGCAGGTGTCTGGGCCACCCACCCCGACCATACAGTCAGGTTCCTAGGGTGGATTCTCGCCTATGCTGAACGTTCAAGGGTCAGTAATGGGTTTGCAGGTGTCCGGCTCTGCCGCCAGACCCTTCCCAGACAGTCCTCCATAACGCTTTTAACAGAAAGAGAATTTCTACTTCTGTGGTGTTCCCTGAAACTCAGGCATGGTGCCGTGTGCTTTTCTCTGAGACCTTGGTCCTCAAAACAGTCCCGAGAACTGCACAGTTATTGTCCCCATGCCACAGGGTGGGTAACCATGGCCTGGGGGGCCAAGATGCTCAGGTAGCGTGTTCAGCAGAATGTGCTGCTGTGTCTCTGGAGAGAGGCAGGAACGACTTCACACAGTCAAGGGTCCAGTCAGAGGCCAGGAGAACCTGCAGGGCCACACCTACACCACCATTCCTGCCTCCCGCAAATATCTCAGGCAGCCCAGCCCTTTGGGGGAGCTGGCAGCCTCCAGCCTGCATCCGTCCTCCGGCCACCAGTGACTTCCGAGGTCCCCGGAGTGTGTCACAGCAGGTGCAGAGCCCGTCTCAGGGTCCAGCCTCCTACTCTGTGTCCCTTCCTCGCCATTGTCCCTTTTCTGGGCCACCATTCATGGGAAGCCAGTCCCGTTGGCAGTGGCCCCATTCCTGTGCCCCAACCACTCTTCACAAGGCCCAGGCCTCCCCGGAAGCCCCCACAGCGGGTCTGAGATGTAAATGAGGCCCCTTCAGCTGCAGCTGCTTCCTGGAAAGAAACCCCAACGCGCACGCACGTGCCCTATGCAAAGCCCTCTGCGTCTCCTCCGTCCTCACCCTCCAGCCTGGTGTGACGGCTCCTGTTTCCTGACCTCACTCGGCAGGTAGACAGCACCAGGGCTCTCTCTCCCCTCATCAGAGTGGAGGCAGTCGGAGCCAATTCCTCCTAAGACCCAGAGCCCGTCTGCTAATGCGTTTGTGCTTCAGGCTCTGGCCCACAGCCTCCGTGGGAAGATGAACCAGGGCAGCAGATGTAGACACCAAGGGGGCGTGCAGCCTCTGCCGTCACCAAGAACCTATATAGTCTCCGGCTCCCATTTCATTCATCCATACCGGCATCATTCACTCATTCTTTCGTGCGTGCATTACGTGCGTGTGAGTATATGTGCAGTGACTCGTgcatacatgcattcacacattcattcaacaaacattcgaatatgtatgtatgtatcggGGATTTGTAGTAGAACAGAGAACCAACAACAATGGGAGACACCTGCACCCCGGGAGTTAGCATTCTAGGGGGGTTGAGGACAGAGCGAGTGAATTGTGACATGCAAGGAGGTATACAACATGCACGCAAGCCAGGCAAGGGCTGAGCCTCAGAGCTTTCTCTTAACACACCGATTGATTGCTTTCCTCAGGAAGCCCGCCTGGCTTTTCTTTGTCCCAAGGTCCCAAAACTAAGCAGCTAGCTTGGGTACAACAGGGGCTCCAAGAGAGCCACCGTCTTGCAAGCCTTCctgtcaggtggtggtgggaggACACCAGCTGGTTACTCACAGGCAACACCAGCACAGTGTGATCCAGTAAAACTTGACAAGGCTCACACCCAGATCCCAGGTTAGTCCAGCTGCTGACCCTGGACCCTAGGAAGCCGAGGTTTCTACCCTGGCAGTAGCAGGGCCCTGAAGTCCCTGGTAACAGACCTCTGGGATAGGAGTAGAACCCAGCCTGACAGGCACCTATGAAATGCCAGGGTTGAGTCTCCAAGTGGCTACCCCTACGGTAACTCCCAGGTGTGTCTTCAGACCCCAGGAGCCACGCGAGTTAGGGTCTCAGCACTGTCTCCAGCACTTGAACTCCAGCCCCAATTCCTGGTCTGTGACCTTGAGCAAGCTAGTTCTCCTAGTCACTCAGTTTCATTATCCGTAAGTCAGGATTAACGACGGTGCCTGCGTCAGAGAGTGTGGGCCAGTGGTGACTCGCAGGTAGTAAACACAGCTGTAGACATGGTGCTTGTGTTTGCTGGGGCTGTGGTTTCGTCAGCAAATCCATCCATCGGGCGCTCTCACCATCCCTGTAACTCAGGACAACAGGTGTCCGCGGTACCACAGAAACGCAGGGCAGGACTATCTCAGCCCCACGGccctggggttacaagtgtgtgccaccataacCAGCTCCTTTAAAGCGGGTTTCAGGGGACGAAATAGGGTCCTCATTCCCGCAGGCAAGCAAGTCACCAGCTGAGCTGTCCCTGCAGCCTTGCATCCAGATTTTTTAATTGGGAAACCCAGCCTGGCCCCAAGCCAACTGTTGTAACAGGTGGGGAGTCATTGGAAGCTTCCAGATTTACCTCTTTATCTGGCTTTCCATTTCCCTGGGTCTCTCCAACCACAGGCAGCGAGGGGGTGCCGCTTGCTTCGGTGTGGGTCTTGCATCCCAGGAGACTGCAGACCTCACAGGGCAGGCGGACTCTTCCTTTTAAGATAAAACACTGTAAAACTTTAAAGACGTCTTAAAACACCCCCTAAGCTCGGTCCTCACGGTAATTACAGTTGGCTTTCAAAACGTCCAGATTAAAAATAGACATCAAATCAAGCATGCCGGATGCAGCCCAGAGCCAGAAGCAGTGTTCAGGACATCCTAGGCTCCGCCCCTCCCCTGGCCTATACTTTGAGGACATCACAGGGAGATGAAGGAAGTTGGTGGCAGGGCGAGGGTAGAGTCTCTCGGCGTCTGATAGTAAACTGGGTTCTGTGTTCTGTCATTAAGGACCCCTGTGAATTGGTCCAAGATGTTAGAGCCCCACCAGGACATAGCATGGATCTGCAGCCCTCAAAGCGTGGTCCCGCACAGCAGCCACGCTTGGCATTTAGTGGGGTTCTCTCTCCCACTGAGTTCGTGTTAACTTCTCCAGCCTGGAGGACCCTAGAATAGGACTGGAACTGGAGGCAGGGCTTTAAAGATACCAGTAAGGAAAACTAGAGCTGCCTGGATGGTATGCTGGCTCGGGGGAGCCTGCCGAGGGAGGATGGTGTATGCTGGCTCGGGGGAGCCTGCCGAGAGAGGGTGGTATGCTGGTTCAAGGGTGCCTGCCGAGGGCAAGGACAGTGCAAAGAGCCAGCAGGAGAGGCCGTCATGGGCCAAGGAATGAGGCCTCGAGGGGACACCACCCTGGGGGACTTGATCTAAGAATTCAGTCTCCGTTACTGTCAGGGGATACACGGCTGTGGGTTAAACCTCACTCCGTGGCATCTTGCTCCATCTTAGCAGAGGAACACTGGCAGGCTCTCCACCCCGCCACACTTCCAGCTCTGGCTGGAAGCCGGGGAGTAGCTGGGATGctgtgacctccacacgtgcCCACATTTGAGAAGCCCTAGCATAAACTATCTCCGATACTGAGGAGAGCCCGCCCAGAGAGAGTGACGGTGCTGGGGTGAGGGCTGCTCCGCAGGGCAGATGTTCTTTTCATGGATTCTGCAGCCTCTGTAAGAATCTCAGGGGCCTCCTTCCTTGAGAGGAAGAGGGGACCGTACACATCACCGCGTTCCTTAGGCAATCCCGTGTTGGCATTCACTCAGCCAAAGACTGAGCCCTTTGAAGGCTCCGTCCTGAGCATACTGGATCCAAGAACCTCCCTCCCTGACTGAATTTTCTGAATCCCTTAGATCTGGTACATCCTTTGCCCCCAAACAATTGAAACGTGTTTCTCTTTGATAACAAGAGCAAGGAAATTCTGTCTCGTTTCCCCCGTGCTCCTGTTGTTCAGAAGCTCACAACCAAATAAGATCCTCAAAATTGCACACAAATCCTCTGCTATGGTCTCCTCAAGCCtctttaaagggggaaaaagaggaagaagggaaaggtggGAATGCGGAAGAGATTCCTCCTCCAGCGCCGCTCCCCGACAGAGCCACCTGCAAACCCCTGCTTTGTAGAACTGTCGGGACTGGGCTGGCGAGCAACAGTGTTCTCTTCCAGTGATAAGGAACAAACTGCCGTCCGTGTCTTCTGCTGTCCCCAAAGAGCTGTCCCTCAGATATCTAAGCCCCTCAGACAGATCGTGACTGTTATGACAGTTCCTTTGAGCCCTGGTTGGAGACAAGAATGCCATCCggggaagagagggtggaagtGACATTAATGGGTTTTTAAGTTAAAGTCATAACTCTTCGTTGTCCTCTGAGTGGACATTCGGGCTGCTCTCCGAGGTCTGTCCATTTCCTCCTTGGCATTCAAGCCAAGAACTCATTCTTCTCCTCCAGCCTGTTCAGTGCTCCCGTAAACCCAGGTCTCATAAGGCAGGCTTCAGAGAGGCCAGGCGGGATTCCTGGAGCCTAGAGTTTTGTGTAAGAATTTCGTCACTTTTGTGTTTTTGTCGTGGTGATTTGATTTATTccgtgtgtgtgggtgtcttaTCTGCagagtatgtctgtgtactgtgtgtatgcACGGTGCCCACAAAAGCTGTtggatgccctagaactggaggtaCAAGGAGTTCTGAGTCCCCCGTGCAGGtcttgagaattgaactcaggtgagCAGATGGTGCTCATAACCgcggagccacctctccagccgtAGTGGTGGTATCTTCTGAAACCATTAAGTATTTCTGGATAACAAGTCCcaccctgtagtaataggggcggcagggctgtgaccccaaaaaccccagccgcctgctcggctagcttatgccccgaaataattacacagacactgtattcatttaaacactgcttgacccatttctacctagcatcttctaggctaactctcccacctggactagcccatttcttatcatctgtgtagcaccggtcttaccgggaagattctagcctaagtccatcctgggtcggagcttcagagcttcatcgcgtgtgtctgcccaggagccaggagcatggcggacgtctgctcccgagaggagagctgtggagtctgagcccacttcctcttcctcccggcattctgttctgtttactccacccacctaagggtgggcctatccaatgggcctagcagtttctttattgcttagccaatgaaatcaacagattgatatatgacactcccccatcaccacCCTAGATATTCTAGGTCCTACCACGTGACATCAGGGTCCTGGTACTCAATGACAGCCTCAGGGATAATGGGATTAGGTTCTGACTGGGAATGGCTGACCATTCTCGCTCCAtttccgttgctgtgataaaatactctgaccaaGAGCATCTTAGTGGGGAGAAggggatttatttggcttacagttctagaCTATCGCCTGCCACTGgggagaaatgaaaacacagtcaagagcagagagaaataaatacatcCTTCCTTGCACACTTGCTAGTGTTTTTCACTCCTCTATAGAACAGAGCCCAGCCTAGGGAACAGTgatgcccacagtgggcagggttTTCCTACATCAGTTAACAATGGAGACAATCCCCCACAGTCGTGACCCCAGGCCATTCTAGTCTAGATAATTCTAATTTATACTCTCTTACCAGATGATcctaggttgtatcaagttgacagttaaaactaaccaACACATCTTACTCTGGGGAGGGCTTTTTGCTCTTAGAGAACACAGGCATCTTCCCAGGCcttcccctctgacctctgtggagcCTCCAACGCTAAGCAGTTAGGCTGAGCCTCACCTCACCCTGCCTCCAAAAGCTGTGCACCTCACATGGTGTAGATAACTGTTTGAATACGTGGACCAGCGACCGTGGCAACCACGTAGGAATGTTCTAGATAAGCACTCATTTCTCCGCCCTCTTCTATCTCCTCTGCAGCTGGAGCTGTCCAATACTGCCATCCTGCACCAGATGAGAAGGGACCAAGTGACAGACACCTGCCGGGCCAACAGCGCCATGAGCCGAAAGCGTCGGGTGCTGACCCCCAACGACCTGAAGCACCTGGTGGTGGATGAGGACCACGAGCTCATCTACTGCTACGTGCCCAAGGTGGCATGCACCAACTGGAAGAGACTCATGATGGTTCTGAGCGGCCGGGGCAAGTACAGCGATCCCATGGAGATCCCCGCCAATGAGGCCCACGTCTCGGCCAACCTGAAGACCCTCAACCAGTACAGCATCCCAGAGATCAACCACCGCTTGAAAAGCTACATGAAGTTCCTGTTCGTGCGGGAGCCCTTCGAGAGGCTCGTGTCTGCCTACCGCAACAAGTTCACCCAGAAGTACAACACCTCCTTCCACAAGCGCTACGGCACCAAGATCATCCGCCGCCAGCGGAAGAACGCCACGCAGGAGGCCCTGCGCAAGGGGGACGACGTCAAGTTTGAGGAGTTCGTGGCCTACCTCATCGACCCACACACACAGCGGGAGGAGCCCTTCAACGAGCACTGGCAGACGGTCTACTCCCTCTGCCACCCTTGCCACATCCACTACGACCTCGTGGGCAAGTACGAGACGCTGGAGGAGGACTCCAACTATGTGCTGCAGCTGGCCGGAGTGAGCGGCTACCTGAAGTTCCCCACCTATGCAAAGTCCACCAGAACTACCGACGAGATGACCACGGAGTTCTTCCAGAACATCAGCGCCGAGCACCAGACGCAGCTCTACGAAGTCTACAAACTGGACTTTTTAATGTTCAATTACTCAGTGCCAAACTACCTGAAATTGGAATAAAGGGGCGTGGGGGGGTggttgggggagagagggagagaatcctgctttttaatttaagattttttatttgtcGAAAGAATTCTATGGATACTGGGTTGTTTTGTAAGTTAATATGTCTCGGGGGGAATGCTGCGAGCGGCATGGCAAGAATTATTTAAATCCTCCACGGGAAAGGACAGCTGTCTGTGCAGGGGAGCGGGGTGGATCGTCCCTGTTCTTTAGAAGTGGAAACCGCAACACCATCTCCAAGGTGTCCTTGTGTTCTGGTGAATTCCACAAACTGTGTGTTCCGTGAAGTCTAATGGTTCTTATTTATAGTAATTTAAACGTGATCTCTGTATAGGTTTCTTTCTGTGGCAGCAGACTGCTCGTGTCTTTCTAGAGGAGAATATGGTCTGTGCTTTGCTGGCTATGGCTTGTTTAGGGGGTGTGATTGTCTCCCCGCTACCCTCTCCTGGAATCCCGTGGTGACAGCAGCTGGGTTGCGTGGATGCCACCGTTCAAGAAACCCTGCTTGGAAATAAGTAAATTGTCCTTGCACTAAGAAGTGGGGCCGGGGCGGTTCACACGGATTGCGGGAACCCCAGAGTCCCCAGCAGtaaagaaatggaaagtttttaGCCCAAGGAGAGAGTGGATGGTGGCAGTTTCTGTTCACCAAAATTACCAATCTGTAAGAATAGGCTTCTTGTGGAAATTTTCAACTGGCACTTTCCAGTTCTGGTGAAGAGTagctgttattttatatttgataaatatttattgagcatctactgtTTTCCAGGCTTGCCTGCAGGCCGAGCATTGAATGAACCCAGTAGCCTTGGCTCTCAGCAAACTTTGTGTGAACACAGGGCAAACTGCTCAACAGCGAACCAGCCCCTATTCTTGCGGTCTTCACGTGGGGTTTGGATTATTCTCAAATGGCTCAGAGAGTCCTTGACCCCAacaaatttgcatttttctacagcTCACAAATTTGAAAACCACACGTTTGGGTCGGTCCACTTCACTAGCTGAGTGACCTAAGTTCATCGCCCAACACAAGAAACAGCAGAAACATTTGATCGTGTATGTCTAGCTGCAGTTTCTGGGTAGCAGAAGCCTCAGTCTTCTCCAGACATGAATGGAGGTGTGTTGAGAACGATTAGTGATGTCTGTCTCGGGTAAGGTGGCACCCACGGGCACATGCCCACCCTCCCACGCCTCTGCCTTGACAGAGCATCCAGGACAGCTGCCCGGGATCTTAACCTATGCTCCCTCTCCTCCAGAACGCTGGAAACCAGTGCTTTCTATTCCTTGCTGATCAACACCCAGACCTAGTCCTCCTTTCTGGTCCTTTCTGAGGCTGCTCAGTTGATATTTGAGCCACGCTCCCGTTACAGCCAGTGTCCGGGTGGGTAGCAGATGCTGTATATAATATTTCTCACGattggggagggagtggggtataatttttgctttttgtgttttagttggtttcctttgtttgtttgcttttgtttttgatgcAGTGTAGCGTGAAGGGGTGAGAATattctgaaaagcaaaataatgaataat
This window harbors:
- the Chst11 gene encoding carbohydrate sulfotransferase 11 isoform X2; translated protein: MKPALLEVMRMNRICRMVLATCLGSFILVIFYFQIMRRNPFGMDICCRKGSRSPLQELYNPIQLELSNTAILHQMRRDQVTDTCRANSAMSRKRRVLTPNDLKHLVVDEDHELIYCYVPKVACTNWKRLMMVLSGRGKYSDPMEIPANEAHVSANLKTLNQYSIPEINHRLKSYMKFLFVREPFERLVSAYRNKFTQKYNTSFHKRYGTKIIRRQRKNATQEALRKGDDVKFEEFVAYLIDPHTQREEPFNEHWQTVYSLCHPCHIHYDLVGKYETLEEDSNYVLQLAGVSGYLKFPTYAKSTRTTDEMTTEFFQNISAEHQTQLYEVYKLDFLMFNYSVPNYLKLE
- the Chst11 gene encoding carbohydrate sulfotransferase 11 isoform X1 gives rise to the protein MKPALLEVMRMNRICRMVLATCLGSFILVIFYFQSMLHPVMRRNPFGMDICCRKGSRSPLQELYNPIQLELSNTAILHQMRRDQVTDTCRANSAMSRKRRVLTPNDLKHLVVDEDHELIYCYVPKVACTNWKRLMMVLSGRGKYSDPMEIPANEAHVSANLKTLNQYSIPEINHRLKSYMKFLFVREPFERLVSAYRNKFTQKYNTSFHKRYGTKIIRRQRKNATQEALRKGDDVKFEEFVAYLIDPHTQREEPFNEHWQTVYSLCHPCHIHYDLVGKYETLEEDSNYVLQLAGVSGYLKFPTYAKSTRTTDEMTTEFFQNISAEHQTQLYEVYKLDFLMFNYSVPNYLKLE